The Pecten maximus chromosome 11, xPecMax1.1, whole genome shotgun sequence genome has a segment encoding these proteins:
- the LOC117337750 gene encoding uncharacterized protein LOC117337750: LDWPKEANEWVSRPRPHGWPDKALRDKIVHDGCHLVPVGDKTSDDTFLQWRISFITAERKLMYSLTHVQFLVYGLLKYFLKQISSKLKQLVGDTDILSSYIMKTVLFHAIESTPDSFWQEKHTFLCFMLCLNILITWVKAGYCPNYFIKRNNMFLGKVYGENREKLLRFLIDLHDKKWGCLSVGTFIQPSIGERIDRVRNGDWEYVLPPPSETERERDLKLFMELSTINYDTDAITVPLELLSKSKSDVDEFVSYVIAAHGLSKTAMETYGEHTFVSGNKEKYKCLRKSKKLMTPLATVCSSPGELTLATYYYNTGNYTKALNICVLTLMSPFKIYFGGHITVEDADRYRHQICGHGHTLLHKAQQIFASDIKITEFSAQFCLPHLHHEFKKLRGDVLLIPPVPYALFLYFLCYHELGDTSTRDKALNLLRTVKYDEYQGGNSNWIVHNMLGVCYEVVGDARKALEEYRDSLKVERFDQYINPAKERIERLNSYLNRQ, from the coding sequence CTTGACTGGCCAAAAGAGGCAAATGAGTGGGTGAGTAGGCCACGCCCCCATGGATGGCCGGATAAAGCTTTGAGGGATAAGATAGTACATGATGGCTGTCATCTTGTCCCTGTAGGCGATAAAACATCTGATGACACATTCCTACAATGGAGGATTTCGTTCATAACTGCGGAAAGGAAACTCATGTATTCTCTCACTCATGTACAATTTTTAGTGTACGGACTTCTGAAGTACTTCCTCAAACAGATATCCAGCAAGTTGAAACAGTTAGTAGGAGATACAGACATCCTGTCATCCTACATTATGAAAACTGTTTTATTTCATGCGATAGAAAGTACACCTGATTCGTTTTGGCAAGAGAAACACACATTTCTCTGTTTCATGCTTTGCTTAAACATTCTGATAACCTGGGTGAAGGCAGGATATTGTCCTAATTACTTCATTAAAAGAAACAATATGTTTCTTGGAAAAGTTTATGGCGAAAATCGGGAAAAACTCCTCCGTTTTCTCATTGACCTCCATGATAAAAAATGGGGATGTCTTTCAGTTGGAACATTCATACAACCATCCATAGGAGAACGTATTGATAGAGTGAGGAATGGAGACTGGGAATATGTTCTACCTCCGCCATCAGAAACAGAGAGAGAACGAGACTTAAAACTATTCATGGAACTCTCTACCATTAACTATGATACAGATGCAATTACTGTGCCTTTGGAACTCCTGTCCAAGTCAAAGTCCGACGTAGATGAATTTGTATCTTACGTCATTGCAGCACATGGACTTTCAAAGACAGCAATGGAAACATACGGTGAACACACGTTTGTCAGCGGAAATAAAGAGAAATACAAATGTCTGAGAAAATCGAAAAAACTTATGACACCACTTGCCACAGTGTGTTCAAGTCCAGGAGAGTTAACATTAGCAACATATTACTACAATACCGGGAATTACACTAAAGCCCTGAACATATGTGTACTCACACTGATGTCTCCATTCAAAATTTATTTCGGTGGCCATATCACAGTGGAGGACGCAGATAGGTATCGACATCAGATTTGCGGTCATGGACATACTCTGCTACATAAAGCACAGCAGATATTTGCATCAGATATCAAAATTACGGAATTTTCCGCACAATTCTGTCTACCTCATTTACATCATGAGTTCAAAAAGCTACGTGGAGATGTTCTCCTCATCCCTCCTGTACCCTATGCCCTTTTCCTGTATTTCCTATGTTACCATGAACTCGGTGACACTAGTACACGTGACAAAGCATTGAATCTCCTTCGAACTGTGAAATATGACGAATACCAGGGAGGCAACAGTAACTGGATAGTACACAATATGCTGGGTGTTTGCTACGAGGTGGTTGGAGACGCACGGAAAGCACTCGAGGAATACAGAGACTCTCTAAAAGTTGAGAGGTTTGATCAGTATATAAACCCTGCCAAGGAGAGGATAGAACGtttaaattcgtatttaaaTAGACAGtaa